The proteins below are encoded in one region of Pelecanus crispus isolate bPelCri1 chromosome 4, bPelCri1.pri, whole genome shotgun sequence:
- the EGR4 gene encoding early growth response protein 4: MLNVMDFSCPDPLYSKYEESCEMKTGDLQSLGQPEQQLLAEADFLGGELLGTPMSGGVVDYSLLGSQPSPSLSYTGSFFIKAVPEHPQDQESLFNLMSGILGISPFASSEGHQRHLDALYPCPEVAPSQLDLYAACQPEMNGSTQAPFPEQGYGGFPTAEGAQALQAQPTLGNTSQCFFQPKLLDNKQDVKLPSASPPLDKFKASCAQWEPVTQHQAYLPAGYDSPEAFPAGESNQGLFHPLGSKMESVLSISCQSELGSLAEDAACFGTHLGFGCEPENFPARGDFADTKIHNLPPPLMPEFDASLAQPEVLPGLMSSAELLHPHPSPSVPPTDFLGHPTSSSIPSLLPTNPPALAEPKKKTRRTKCSSKCFCPKPHEKAFACPVENCIRSFARSDELNRHLRIHTGHKPFQCRICLRNFSRSDHLTTHIRTHTGEKPFSCDTCGRRFARSDEKKRHSKVHLKQKARTEEKLKGLGFFSVGLSFGTL; this comes from the exons ATGCTCAACGTTATGGATTTCTCCTGCCCGGACCCGCTTTATTCCAAGTACGAGGAGAGCTGCGAGATGAAAACCGGAGACCTGCAGAGCTTGGGGCAGCCTGAGCAGCAACTTCTGGCAGAGGCTGATTTTCTGGGAG GTGAGCTGCTGGGCACCCCGATGAGCGGCGGGGTGGTGGATTACTCCCTCCTGGGCAGCCAGCCCTCCCCTTCGCTCAGCTACACCGGCAGCTTCTTCATCAAGGCGGTACCGGAGCATCCCCAGGACCAGGAATCCCTCTTCAACCTGATGTCGGGTATCCTGGGCATCTCCCCCTTCGCCTCCTCCGAAGGCCACCAAAGGCACCTGGATGCTCTTTACCCCTGTCCCGAGGTGGCTCCCAGCCAGCTGGATCTTTACGCCGCCTGCCAGCCCGAAATGAACGGATCCACCCAAGCCCCCTTCCCGGAGCAGGGTTACGGCGGCTTCCCCACGGCGGAGGGGGCTCAAGCCCTCCAGGCACAGCCCACCTTAGGAAACACCTCGCAGTGCTTCTTCCAGCCCAAGCTCCTGGACAACAAGCAGGACGTCAAGCTGCCCTCTGCTTCCCCACCCCTGGACAAATTTAAAGCCTCCTGCGCCCAGTGGGAGCCCGTCACCCAGCATCAGGCCTACTTGCCCGCCGGCTACGATTCTCCCGAAGCCTTCCCGGCTGGAGAGAGCAACCAGGGGCTGTTCCACCCGCTGGGCTCCAAGATGGAGAGCGTCTTGTCCATCAGCTGCCAGTCGGAGCTCGGCAGCCTGGCAGAGGACGCTGCCTGCTTCGGCACCCACCTGGGCTTCGGCTGCGAGCCAGAAAACTTCCCGGCCCGCGGGGACTTTGCTGACACCAAGATCCACAACCTCCCTCCTCCGTTAATGCCGGAGTTTGACGCCTCCTTGGCCCAGCCCGAAGTCCTGCCGGGTCTGATGAGCTCTGCCGAGCTTCTCCATCCTCACCCTTCACCCTCTGTCCCCCCCACGGACTTTTTGGGCCACCCCACCTCTTCCTccatcccttccctgctgcccaccaACCCTCCCGCCTTGGCTGAGCCCAAGAAGAAGACCCGCCGGACCAAATGCTCTTCCAAATGCTTCTGCCCGAAACCCCACGAGAAGGCTTTCGCCTGCCCGGTGGAGAACTGCATCCGGAGCTTCGCCCGCTCGGATGAGCTCAACAGGCACCTCCGCATCCATACGGGCCACAAACCCTTCCAGTGCCGCATCTGCCTGAGGAACTTCAGCCGCAGCGACCACCTCACCACCCACATCCGCACCCACACCGGCGAGAAGCCCTTCTCCTGCGACACCTGCGGCCGCCGCTTCGCCCGCAGCGACGAGAAGAAACGCCACAGCAAGGTCCACCTGAAGCAGAAAGCCCGGACGGAGGAGAAACTCAAAGGTTTGGGTTTCTTCTCGGTGGGTCTCTCCTTCGGGACACTGTGA